The following proteins are encoded in a genomic region of Dioscorea cayenensis subsp. rotundata cultivar TDr96_F1 chromosome 8, TDr96_F1_v2_PseudoChromosome.rev07_lg8_w22 25.fasta, whole genome shotgun sequence:
- the LOC120266611 gene encoding dehydrogenase/reductase SDR family member FEY-like isoform X2 produces MEREAWLRGIWEMVKEGVSQRLLSWHLPSPPFLIPNQLSGLTVIVTGCTSGIGLCVAREMVMAGAHVIMACRNVEGANRIASEWTEDTHNSKDILVEVMPLDLLSLASVHSFGEEWNRRGMPLHLLINNAGAFYMKEDGIERHMQVNHIAPALLTLLLLPSLLKAPFSRIVNVNSVAHHCALIDPTRWKSKINDGDFNAIRAYGESKLAQLMFIKTLAAKLYKKKITSIQCITVNPGIVNTNMVKQQQKHKIAEWKLFWMFSPAEGARSVLFCSTNESVVKNTVECFAHYSSVCTPTKEAPQAMDVNSCFDVWKKTMEMLDLDMDHLSRLIDV; encoded by the exons atggAGAGGGAGGCATGGTTGAGGGGAATATGGGAGATGGTGAAAGAAGGGGTCTCACAAAGACTTCTTTCATGGCATCTCCCATCTCCTCCATTCCTCATCCCTAACCAGCTCTCTGGTCTCACTGTCATTGTCACTGGATGCACCAGTGGGATTGGACTTTGTGTTGCTAG GGAGATGGTTATGGCTGGGGCTCATGTTATCATGGCATGTAGGAATGTCGAAGGTGCAAACAGAATTGCCAGTGAATGGACAGAAGATACACACAATAGCAAAGATATACTTGTCGAG GTCATGCCACTGGATCTCCTTTCCCTGGCATCAGTTCATAGTTTTGGAGAAGAGTGGAACCGTCGCGGAATGCCCTTGCATTTGTTAATCAACAATGCTGGAGCATTTTACATGAAAG AAGATGGAATCGAGCGGCATATGCAAGTGAATCATATAGCGCCAGCATTGCTCACTCTTCTTCTCTTGCCCTCTTTGCTTAAAGCTCCCTTTTCGCGGATTGTCAATGTGAATTCAGTG GCTCACCATTGTGCACTTATTGATCCCACTCGCTGGAAGAGTAAAATTAACGACGGCGACTTTAATGCCATAAGAGCCTACGGAGAGAGCAAACTAGCACAA CTTATGTTCATCAAAACACTTGCTGCAAAACTTTACAAGAAGAAAATTACCTCTATCCAGTGTATTACAGTAAATCCCGGCATCGTGAATACAAATATG GTCAAGCAACAACAGAAGCACAAAATTGCAGAGTGGAAGTTGTTCTGGATGTTTAGTCCTGCCGAAG GTGCAAGGAGCGTACTCTTTTGCTCAACAAACGAAAGTGTGGTTAAAAACACGGTCGAATGTTTTGCGCACTACTCTTCAGTTTGCACACCGACGAAAGAGGCACCTCAAGCGATGGATGTAAATTCATGCTTTGATGTTTGGAAAAAGACAATGGAAATGTTGGATTTAGATATGGATCATCTTTCTCGACTCATCGATGTTTAG
- the LOC120266611 gene encoding dehydrogenase/reductase SDR family member FEY-like isoform X1 encodes MEREAWLRGIWEMVKEGVSQRLLSWHLPSPPFLIPNQLSGLTVIVTGCTSGIGLCVAREMVMAGAHVIMACRNVEGANRIASEWTEDTHNSKDILVEVMPLDLLSLASVHSFGEEWNRRGMPLHLLINNAGAFYMKEPQQFTEDGIERHMQVNHIAPALLTLLLLPSLLKAPFSRIVNVNSVAHHCALIDPTRWKSKINDGDFNAIRAYGESKLAQLMFIKTLAAKLYKKKITSIQCITVNPGIVNTNMVKQQQKHKIAEWKLFWMFSPAEGARSVLFCSTNESVVKNTVECFAHYSSVCTPTKEAPQAMDVNSCFDVWKKTMEMLDLDMDHLSRLIDV; translated from the exons atggAGAGGGAGGCATGGTTGAGGGGAATATGGGAGATGGTGAAAGAAGGGGTCTCACAAAGACTTCTTTCATGGCATCTCCCATCTCCTCCATTCCTCATCCCTAACCAGCTCTCTGGTCTCACTGTCATTGTCACTGGATGCACCAGTGGGATTGGACTTTGTGTTGCTAG GGAGATGGTTATGGCTGGGGCTCATGTTATCATGGCATGTAGGAATGTCGAAGGTGCAAACAGAATTGCCAGTGAATGGACAGAAGATACACACAATAGCAAAGATATACTTGTCGAG GTCATGCCACTGGATCTCCTTTCCCTGGCATCAGTTCATAGTTTTGGAGAAGAGTGGAACCGTCGCGGAATGCCCTTGCATTTGTTAATCAACAATGCTGGAGCATTTTACATGAAAG AACCACAACAATTTACAGAAGATGGAATCGAGCGGCATATGCAAGTGAATCATATAGCGCCAGCATTGCTCACTCTTCTTCTCTTGCCCTCTTTGCTTAAAGCTCCCTTTTCGCGGATTGTCAATGTGAATTCAGTG GCTCACCATTGTGCACTTATTGATCCCACTCGCTGGAAGAGTAAAATTAACGACGGCGACTTTAATGCCATAAGAGCCTACGGAGAGAGCAAACTAGCACAA CTTATGTTCATCAAAACACTTGCTGCAAAACTTTACAAGAAGAAAATTACCTCTATCCAGTGTATTACAGTAAATCCCGGCATCGTGAATACAAATATG GTCAAGCAACAACAGAAGCACAAAATTGCAGAGTGGAAGTTGTTCTGGATGTTTAGTCCTGCCGAAG GTGCAAGGAGCGTACTCTTTTGCTCAACAAACGAAAGTGTGGTTAAAAACACGGTCGAATGTTTTGCGCACTACTCTTCAGTTTGCACACCGACGAAAGAGGCACCTCAAGCGATGGATGTAAATTCATGCTTTGATGTTTGGAAAAAGACAATGGAAATGTTGGATTTAGATATGGATCATCTTTCTCGACTCATCGATGTTTAG